Part of the Triticum aestivum cultivar Chinese Spring chromosome 4D, IWGSC CS RefSeq v2.1, whole genome shotgun sequence genome is shown below.
CACTCCTGGTCCAGGTCAAAGGCAACGGTTTCTTCTGTGACATCAACCAGCTCCTCCGCCTCAATCTCCTTGTATTCCGCCTCTTCTTCCTTGTCGCTGTCCTCCCCGCCCCTAAGCTGCATCCTGAACGCTCCCTCATCCTCGTGCAGCTGCTTCCACTTGGCGACCCATGCTTCCCACACCTCTTGAAGCCGCGTCCGTCTCTTGCGCTCCTCCTCGTCCAAAAGGTGGTGCACGTCCTGATCCTCTTGTTCGTACTTCTTGCTGTACCGCTTGAGGTTCTTTGAGATGTCCTCCTCCTTCTCGGGAGTAAGTAGCGACGGTGGCCTTGGGCGCCATTGGAACTGTACCATCCATCATGCAAAGGGCAAAGCATTACTACAGAGGGATAGATACAGCAATGCATAGACTCAAACAACAAACGAGGGATGGATGGAAGCTCTACCTGATAGAATTGATCCTTTAAAACCTTGTAAATTTGCTTGCCATTGAAGGACCAGATTTGGAAACCATTTTCCATCTCATGAACCGAGGTAACTGCAGTTGCGAGATATCTGAACAAGCAAGTTCCAAAACAATCTTAGTTCATCCATGGTAAAACCAAACACATTTTCGCTCTACTGAATTACAAGGGAATCTTGGTAAATGAAACACACTATTATTACTATTTGTTAATTTCAACTACTAAGTCCATGCAATTTGAGGATGAGTGTTGTTTTAACAGGTGAAGACAATTAAAATTTTCAGCTGAGCATCAAAGTTCGTAGTGTTCAGGGTGTGATAATTCCTGTAACCTATTCATCAGTATATGTTTATTATTGCTTTAACACTTATTTTGTAAATATCACCACATAGTGACGAGAAGAAAATTTTCAATTAAGTGATAGGCTCACCTTCCAGTAGGATCCCACATGATGTCAGTCGCCATAAAATGTTCTCCTGTCGCCATGGTCTCAAGTTCATCAACGTTGAAGAACTCCAGCTGGCCATTGAAACCCCTCATCCCTGCCAGAACAATGAAACGCCCAGCAGGAGACCAGAACAATGCATTGGCCTGCTTGCCCTTGAGTGTGGTGAGCTTGGACACACGACTAACATTATTGTTGACTGCTTTCATGGTGTAGAAACTTATATCAGGCTTAGGCCCATCACCATGAATAACAGCAAAGCGGTGACCTTTAGGCTCCCATGCAAAGGCAATTATCTTGTCATTCTTGTTGTCCAATTCAAAGACCTCAATTGGGATGTCTCGTTCCTTGATTCTGAACAGCTCGAACCCAGTGTAAATGCTCTTCTTTGTTTTTGTGTACCTGTCTACCTGGACAGCCAGATATTCTCCATTGTTTTGCCAGTACATTTTGCAGTCGCTCACACTGAAAAGATTTTTCTGCCGAATCTCCTCTTTGCCCGGAATTTGCACAAGACTCATCTTTCAACACAAAACACATATTTTAGCATTCGATGCTAACTGAATAAACATCTTAAAAGAGGTAGCAGTAGCAATTTGTACTTACCCTGGCAGGCTGATTTCCACCACCCAATTCAGGCACAAAGAGTGATATGATAGGGTCAGTGGGAGACCAACTGAAGTCAACCACATTTTCTACCTTCAAGGACTTCTTATCAATAAGAGCGAACGTCTCAGTATCATAGACAGATATAACATTCTTTCCAAGCCTAGCAAAATACTTATCATCTCTTCCACCACCCCACCTtaaaaaaaaacacaaataaaaacaTCCTAAGCATCCAACCATGACAACCTAATAAGATGTGCATTCACTTCGAAGCACAAAAGTAGTGGGTTCACCTGAAGATAGGCCATGAAACACCAGACACACCCATATTTCCACCAGTAGTGAAATCATCAGCACTTCCCTTGAACTCCCGCATTACTTTTCCAGTCCGTACATCAAAGATATTTAGTACAACCCTCTACAAGTATAACATTTGCAAGTCAGATAGGAGACAAGATATGAACAGAAAGAAGTCTTGTAACATTCACTTacatgtgtgtctatggggttGCTGGGCTCATGGCTGCTGTAAGTAATCAAATATTTCTCACCGGGAGAGAAATCGATGAGTTTCAACTGTGACAGGTAGCTGTCAGCTAAAAGGACATTGTGTATTGCATATATTAACTGTTAGCACAAACCATTACCTGTGGATGAAGAAAGCGCATTAGACGAACAAACTTATCATCACCACCCCACACCTGCGCGCCCTGCCTATGCACGGTAGCCAAGTGTGTTCCAAGAGGGGACCATTGAATATAGCTATCCGTCCAGTACTGTCAAAGAAGAAGGATACAGGATATTCATGAAAATTTAGGATATAGCCAATGACCTTTAGTTTCCATTTTCCaaaaaaactaaaagcaaaaggtaAATAAAAAAATGAAGCACCTGCTTTTGGTACACAAGCTCAGGCATTGCCCGCCTAGCATCATTCCAGTACACTTCCGTGAACGTACCAGCACGGATCACAAACTGATCTCTGGCCTTATCATCAGTTAACCACTTCAGAAGATTTTCCTGCAACACACACACATATAGCAGTCAAGTTACATAAAACCTCTAGTAATGTAAAGAAACAAACAAGTGTGTGTATGGTGGTGGGGGGTAGAGAATACGCACTCCAGGAGTGTATGGCTTGATTTCAGCAGGCGCCCACTCATCGGGAACTTTCATGTACTTCTCAAAGTCATCAAACATATTAACAGCAAATATGTGAGATTTGTCCAGTTTGTAGCCACGTGTTTTTTCCATAGCAAACTCAGCTTCCTGGCACATTGTCAAATAATCCTCTTTCAATCAACCAAGACGGTCATGAATAATTCCACAGTCACAGAATGCAAAACAACTTATGGAAGCAAAAGTGAAGTTAAATTTGGATGGGCATTTAATTAAATTTGGTCATAACAGTAGAACACTATCACATACTAGCAATAATCCAGTAAAACTAAAAGTACAAAGTCTTGCTTTGAACAACCGTCTTTCTACAGAAAAATGCCAACAATTAAACAGTAGAACACTCTACCAAAACAAAGGTGTTTCCATGCATGTTCCCACTCTGCTGATTATCTTCTTCAGATCCACGTACAAAAGTTAACCAGGATAGGGAATTCAAATGGAATAGGGATGACCTTTTTCATCGTAGGAATGCACATGCCTTGCAAAGGTAACAGAATCAAGCCATTGCCTCATTCCATCATGCAGGTATGTACGTATAAATAAACTTAACTTACAATAAGCAGCATACCTGCGGAGTATTGAACTCAATGAAGCAGTAGCCCTGGGTCTTCTTAGTCTCTGGGTCCGTAGGCATCCAAAGCCCACCTTCTCTGATCACACCAAGCTGACCATATATCTTGCGCAAAACATTCTCCAGCTTCTCGTACTTCTCTGGGGGAACGACCGGCAGATTGTCCACCACAATAATGTTTGCAAAACCCATCTCAAGCTCTGGAATGTCCTCGTTCTGAAGCAAATCCTCGTCGTCACTGCAAACCATGATCGAACGGCAACACAGATAACAAAATCAAGAGATACTCTGAGGCAGGAAAACTACAGATTAATGTGAAGATGCCCCGGAATTAGTTTCGCTCTTGGTATAATTGGATTGTTAAGCAAGATTGCTAATGGTGGCGTATGAGCAAGATTGGTTCTACCTGAGGATACCGAAGTCCTCGCCGGGCGGGAGGGTTATGGAGTCGACGTCGACGGAGTCAAGGTCGATCCCCAGCTCCCGCGCGCGCGCATCTATGGCTTCCATCGAGATCGCAAGCGCCATCTTCCACGGAGTTTGGGGGCACCCGCAGGTGAGCGGCGGAGCGCAGGCGAGGGCGAGTGCGCGGCGGAGCGCAGGCGacgacgagggagcggcggagcgcAGGCGAGGGCGAGCGAGCGGCGGAGACGAGGcgagaggtggcggaggcgctgtAGAGCTCTAGGGTTTAGGGTTCGGGGGCGATGGATTCGGACGGGGGGACTCGGGGCACCTGCTATGTGAGGAGAGCCGGCCCAGTAGCACGCGTGGCCGGTACGTCACGTGCCGTTGTGGGCCGTTTCGTGCCAGCCACGTTTAAGCTTGGGTCGGGCCGTTCGGGAGTGCTATCGATTCGCTCGATACTCGGCATTTTTCAGAAAAATGATTTTTAAAATGTCAAAAAAACCTCAACTATTTTCTGAGGGTTTATCTCAACCAAAAAAATTGAACACAATCTTTGATGTATTCTTTTTTTTGCACTGGTAAAAGAGTTTTATTCCATATGCATAGGGTTACAATCAAGAGGCAAGAGATCCTCAACACACAGTGGACCTCGACCAAGCCATACAACAGTAGTGCTCTCTGTACGACTATACAGGGCCAAACGATCTGCTACCATATTTTGCACACGACTAATTTTCAAGGGAATGAAAACTCTATCTACCATGAGATGACGAATCTCAGCAACTAGATGCCCGTAGGCAGATCTGGATAAGTTGTCACCAGACAAAGCGGAGAGGGCGACAGAAGAGTCCGACTGGACTATGATAGGTAGCTCACAGTGCTGGATAGCAAGAGCCATACCCTGCATTAGCGCGTGCAATTCCGCTTCCAATGCTTCATTGCAGTTAAAGATGCACCGGTATGCTGAAAAAATAACACTCCCATCATGTCTCCTCAAAACCATACCTGCCGCTGTTGAACCATTAGATTGTAAGAAAGATCGATCAACAGACAGGGCCGCCCTACTCGGTGGTGGCCTCGGCCAGGGAAGCACTAAGGCCTCCTTCTGCTTGACAGCCGGCTCCTCCCGCATCATAGGTATCTTCCCTTTGACAATCTCTTCAGTAGAGTATTTCCTGGAGAGATCTAAGGACTGCAAATAACTCTGTAAATATAAAACTGTTGCAGCCACCGTTGGCACTTCCTTTCCATGCACCAAATTGGACCGGAGTGACCAAATACGCCAAATCAGCATGATCACACACTCCCTCACCAACTCATTACAGTTTGCCAACACATTCAATAACCACTCCTAGCCTGTGTCCTGCAACAGGTCATGGCGTGGTAAGCTCCACACCATTCTCATTTATCGCCAAACTTCCCGCGCATGATCACATGTAACTAGGGCATGGAAGTTTGTTTCCTTCTCCTTCGCGCACAGAGGACATGTATCTCTTGTAGAAATATGACGATACTTTTTGCACGTATTAGTGGCTAGTGCACCCGAGACCACCTTCCATGACAAGATCCTCATCTTGAGGGGTACCTTAGCGCCCCATATGCATTGCCAAACCGGCCGCTCCCCTGATGGATTGTTGCTGGACGCAGTTATCATACCAGGACCGGCGCCCAAAGTAGCCAACCTATATGCACTCCGCACAGTGAACTGTCCGCTTCTTTCCGGGAACCAGGCTAGGAAGTCTTGGCCATTCCTCAGCGAGGTACGGATCTTAAGAATCTCACGTACATCCATGTCCCAAAAATGTTCTCGCAGTCTTTGCTCATTCCAGGCACCATGTTCATCCAAAAAATCAGCCACCCAATTCAGTCTACAATTTACATTTTGGTGTTATTGGCCAAAGATTATGACCCCTCGGAATCCAAGCATCTCTCCAAGTTCTAATTAACGCCCCGTCTCCCACACACCAAATAATGCCTTTCTTCACCAATTCAAGACCATGTACAATCCCCTTCCACACTGCGGATGAGCTCGTAGGGAACACTGTATCCAACAGGGATAATATTTGGCTCTAAGAAGTCTCGCACACGGGCTATCTGGACAGTTCAACAATCGCCAAGCTTGTTTAGCTAGCAAAGCCTGGTTGAAAGCTCTCATATCGCGGAAACCCATGCCCCCCATAGACTTGGGTACCACCATCTTCTTCCAACTCAGCCATGCCATCTTTCTTTTCCCATTTTCCACCCCCACCAATACTGCCTCATCATCCTTgtcaagtg
Proteins encoded:
- the LOC123096166 gene encoding eukaryotic translation initiation factor 3 subunit B; the encoded protein is MALAISMEAIDARARELGIDLDSVDVDSITLPPGEDFGILSDDEDLLQNEDIPELEMGFANIIVVDNLPVVPPEKYEKLENVLRKIYGQLGVIREGGLWMPTDPETKKTQGYCFIEFNTPQEAEFAMEKTRGYKLDKSHIFAVNMFDDFEKYMKVPDEWAPAEIKPYTPGENLLKWLTDDKARDQFVIRAGTFTEVYWNDARRAMPELVYQKQYWTDSYIQWSPLGTHLATVHRQGAQVWGGDDKFVRLMRFLHPQLKLIDFSPGEKYLITYSSHEPSNPIDTHRVVLNIFDVRTGKVMREFKGSADDFTTGGNMGVSGVSWPIFRWGGGRDDKYFARLGKNVISVYDTETFALIDKKSLKVENVVDFSWSPTDPIISLFVPELGGGNQPARMSLVQIPGKEEIRQKNLFSVSDCKMYWQNNGEYLAVQVDRYTKTKKSIYTGFELFRIKERDIPIEVFELDNKNDKIIAFAWEPKGHRFAVIHGDGPKPDISFYTMKAVNNNVSRVSKLTTLKGKQANALFWSPAGRFIVLAGMRGFNGQLEFFNVDELETMATGEHFMATDIMWDPTGRYLATAVTSVHEMENGFQIWSFNGKQIYKVLKDQFYQFQWRPRPPSLLTPEKEEDISKNLKRYSKKYEQEDQDVHHLLDEEERKRRTRLQEVWEAWVAKWKQLHEDEGAFRMQLRGGEDSDKEEEAEYKEIEAEELVDVTEETVAFDLDQE